Below is a genomic region from Salvelinus fontinalis isolate EN_2023a chromosome 2, ASM2944872v1, whole genome shotgun sequence.
CTGAAGGTGATCTTTTGAACTTCATTAAATTCCAAGATTATATACCACCGATAGCTAGAATTTAGCTTGAACAGTTTTTGTCAGACATAACATGTAAAAAGTACCTGTCATTTTGGGTGGAAATGATTACCTTTCAACAACAAATTAGCTTTAAGCAATGTGTCAAAATTTTGGAACAGAATATTCCTCTGGTGACTTTAGGACAGTGTACTTATTACGCAATAAGGCCCGAGAaggtgtggtatattggccatataccacaaacccccgaggtgccttattgctattaaaaACTGGTTCCTaacattagagcagtaaaaaaagatgtcatacccatggtatacagtctgctataccacagctgtcagccaatcagcattcagggctcgaaccacccagtttataataaagaGCGTAATGTTTTAATCAATTTACCACTTAAAATGTGACTTTTGATGTTGCATTATGTATATTTCACTTAACCAGTTATTGTATTCTTCACTGTAGGCAACTTAAACATTTATTTATTGGTCCACTtccaaaaagaaaaaaagattcaCAAGGTATGTCTCCATATACACATTTTTTTCACTGTGAGCCTGCCTCCAGAACCATCCAATTTACATTAGAAAGAGAAGAAAACATAATTCCATCCTAGATATGCCCACAATAGTTTGTTTTTTGTAGATCTGTGTAGTGGGCAGGGTTTCTTCACACCTACCCTTGCTTTCAATAGACAAAAACATGTAACATTTTTGCACAGTTCAAAAAAGCCCTTTATAGCATCACATCAGACCCCAGGTTGGAGGGATGTTGACAGCAGTCGTGACAGCATCAATGCAGCTGTTCCGTGCCAGTGGCGCTTAGCAGCTCTCCCACGACCGCAGAGGGGGACACTGGAACAGTGTTTGCGGTGGTGCGGGAGGGTATTGGACCCGCATCTCAATGGGGCATGCATCAAGTGTCCCGGGGAGCATGACAAAATTCTCAGGCTCCCTGTGcatcagcaagagagagagcatggaAGTTCTTAATAGTCGCTTTGCGTCCTACACGAAGAAGCTAAACGAGATAACCCTACATTTGTGATGTGAAAAGGTTTCTTTTTTCACTGTTAGCCTAAAGAACTACCATTCACTTTCTCCTATCATTAGGTGTAAAAATCGGATGATATTCTGGTCAGATGCGATAGAACGGCCACCCACTGCTTTCAAGTACACTCAGGTGCTCTGGTGTGATTCCTCTCAGTGGCTAAAACAGTGAGATGCCTACCTAGGATGTGTGTTGTATGAATGTGTGAGGCTCCATGTTGATGTCTGTGTGGCTCAGGTGCACTCACTAGAGGCAACCAACACGCATCTTGAGCTACAGGTGAAGAAACATCGGGAGAGAAGATCCCTTGGTGACCGTAAAGACATGGGTTGACACTTGGGGATGATCGATAACCTTCAGAACCAGGTAGGCCTATATGTACTTGAAAGCAGTGGGTGGCCGTTCTATCGCATCTGACCAGAATATCATACGATTTTTATACCTAATGATAAGAGAAAGTGAATGGGGACCTATCACTGAACAccttccacagttgacagtctcATTTTGCTCTTAAACATCATCATATGACCAGACGACGCACTCTCTTGTTCCTTTGTGACCTGTCACCAAGTAGAATTCTATCCCATCCTTTCAGCAAACAGTAGTGGGAAGGAGGGAAagtagagaagagaaggaaggaagccactgggcacagacatcaattcaatacAAACAAAATCTAACGGGGAAAACATTTAAACAGAGATATTGGCACagcaccgaacaaaaatataaatgcaacatttgAAATGTGGAACCAACATCTTATGAGCTGAAATAGAAAATCACAGACATTTGCCATAagcacaaaaatcttatttctcaaattttgtgcacaaatttgtttacatccctgtaaaTGAAAGGTTACTGAGGAagttgtctgtaataaagcccgtTTGTcaggaaaaactaattctgattgatTGGGCTTGGCTCCCAAGATGGTAGGCCTACGCCCTCCCAGACCCACCCATTGCTGCGGCCCTGCCCATTCAtatgaaatcaatagattagggcctcatgaatttatttaaattgtctgatttcttttatgaactgtaatgcagtaaaatcattgaaattgctgcagctatatttttgttcagtgtacatgaccaaaagtatgtggacacctgcttgtcaatcTCATGGGTatcaatatggagttggtcccccctttgctgctataacagcctccactcttctgggaaggctttccactaaatgttggaacattgctgcagggacttgcttccattcagccacaagagcattagtgaggtcgggcactgacgttggtcgattaggcctggctcgcagtcggcgttccaattcatcccaaaggtgttcgatggggttgaggtcagggctctgtgcaggccagtcaagttcttccacaccgagctCAACAAACCAGTCctgtacggacctcgctttgtgcatgggggcattgtcatgctgaaacagaaaagggccttccccaaactgttgccacaaagttggaagcacagaatcatctaaaatttcattgtatgctgcagcgttaagatttcccttaactggaactaaggggcctagcccgaaccatgaaaaacagccccagaccattattccttccccaccaaactttacagttggcactatgcattcgggcaggtagcgttctcctggcatccgccaaacccagattcgcccatcggactgccagatggtgaagcgtgattcatcactccagagaatgcgtttccactgctccagtgtccaatggcggtgagctttacaccactccagccgacgcttcgcattgcgcatggtgatctgaggcgtgtgtgcggctgctcggccatggaaacccatttcatgaagctcccgacgaacagttattgtgctgacgttgcttccagaggcagtttggaactcagtagtgagtgttgcaaccgaggacagacgatcttTACACGCTACTTGCTTCAGCACTTCGCGATCcccttctgtgagcttgtgcggcctaccacttctcggctgagccgttgttgctcctagacgtttccacttcacaataacagcacttacagttgaccggggcagctctagcaaggcagaaatttgacgaactgacttgttggaaaggtggcatcctatgacggtgccacgttgaaagtcactgagctcttcagtacggaccattctactgccaatgtttgtctatggagattggatGCATGTACTCTattttatacaccggtcagcaatgggtgtggccgaaatagccgaatccactaatttgaaggggtgtccacatacttttggccatgtagtgtatcagGACCAGTGGAGCTGAGGCTGCTGAGAGCTTCTAGAATCCGTGGACCTTGAGCTGCTCCTCTTTCGCCAGGCCAATCTGGAAGAGGGCAGAAGAGACATCACACAAAGGAACTTCGAACTCCAGTCAGAGAACATTTACAAACAGAGGCTTTTCTATGAGAGCCATCTGTAGGGGCCATGACAGATGGCCACTTATACTCCACACTTGTGTGTACTACGCTGGGTGCAATGTGCTATAGCAGGGACAAGAGTCAAACCTACCTCAATCAGAAACGTGCAGATATTCTTGCGCTGGTCACCTTGCAGCTGAATCACTTCCCCATACTCTGGGTGCTCAATCACTGTCCCATTGCAGGCAAATTTCTGTTGACAAAGCGGAACTAGTCAAACGGCCAGTAGAACAAAACATGGATCTTTCTTAGTATACCCCCTAGTGTCAACTCCCTGCCATAACATACCTTCTTAAAGGCCTTGACTAGCTTCTTCTTATCATAGTCGATGGCTATGCCCTGGACCGTGGTCAGAGTCTTCCTGCCGTTACGCTGCTGGATTCTTATGTGGATGTAGTCGTCAGTCCCAGATGGGAGTCTGTCATTACCCTTAGTTGCATCAGCAAATGGGTCTGTGGGAAGAACACCATTAAAAACAAAATTACTATACTTAAGACAAAAATTGAGTTCAAAACAAAACGTGTCATTTCTAAAATTACAAGGAAGCAACCTAAAGGGATACCTAAGATGTCACTGTTTGTTTGACCTagataataaaaaaatacaggCCGATAAACTGGTGATGTAACGTCCTATCCACGAGTCTCAGGCCCAAGTAAAACGCTGCTCAGATGCTGGTCAGCAGATTACTACATGGAAAATTGGGATTTTTGACAAATCTCCCCCCCCCTCAAAAACGGGTGACTAATCTACGCAGACCTTAGGTTATCTGAAATACTGGGGTTCGTGACACATGGTGGGAGAAAGCAAAATTTCACAGTCTAGGTAGCCAATCATTCCGGCAAAACACAACAGGCAGAACTAGCTGAAATTTCGAAATTAAAGCATGGATGCAACTAAGTCAGTAGGGGAATATCATTAGATGTAGCTATTTGGCTGAACTATTTATTGTTTCAACCTGAATGGCTTCCTGAAAAAAAACTGTCGTATCAGACAGATTGGGCAAAAAGTTACATTTATACTCGGGCCATTGTTGACACTGTGCCAGAAAGACAACCGGTAGTAACAATTTGCTAACCGAATATGTATTGTACGTTGATTAATGTGTCCACAATACAGACTAATTTGCTATATCGGCTACAAATCCGTGTTGGGACCAAACGTTAAACGAGGACTTTAACTTCGTCTGATGTCGATAGGTGTTGGTCaacgtaaaaataaaaaataaacacctGGCATGCTATTAATAACTTTTTGCAATCTGAAAGGAATGTTCTCGATATAACTAACCAGATATTTTATGAAGACATGTATTAACAATTTGATTCAAATCAAACGTTATATTTAGTTGTAACGTCgtcaaaatgtttgcaaatgctagctaacattaccaaCTGCCATTCCCCCCACTAATCACGTTAGCTGAGATGGTTGAAATGTCTTACCGAAAGTTTGGAGGTTCTGGATAGCGGACATACGATAAGATTTCCTTTCCTTTCGGATAATAACTGGCTAGCGATCGACGGTTCTGCCCAATTTCTGTTTTTCTTTGAATCTTCCTTTACACGGGGACGAGGCTTTAGTAGGCTGACCGGCTTTCACAAAATGGACATCGTTCAGATTGCAAAGTGGTACACAACCTTTTACAGCGCCTCCCCGAAACCAACGTCACCGACGTTTTTGACGTACGTATGGACGTGTGCTACGCCACCCTATTTTACTGGAAGGAAGACATAATTATTTTGGTATTTCTGAGGGGAAAATATCCACTAGGCTGCATAAAAAAAATATAGCACAAATATCTAAATTAAATGTGAAGACCTTAGCTAACTACAAGGTAGAGTTCTATGAATATGGGAACTTTCCTGGAGTCATTGGCTGTATAGATGGATGTCATAttcccatcaatcaatcaatcaatcaatcgaatgtatttgtaaagcccttcttacatcagttggtgtcacaaagtgctgtacagaaacccagcctaaaaccccaaacaatgcaggtgtagaagcacggtggctaggaaaaactccctagaaaggccagaacctaggaagaaacctagagaggaaccaggctatgagggttggccagtcctcttctggctgtgccgggtggagattataacagaacatggccaagatgttcaaatgttcatagaccAGCAAGGTCaagtaataataatcacagtggttgtagagggtgcaacaggtcagcacctcaagagtaaatgtcagttagcttttcatagctgatcattcagagtatctctaccgctcctgctgtctctagagagttgaacactgcaggtctgggacaaggtagcacgtccggtgaacaggtcagggttctatagccgcaggcagaatagttgaaattggagcagcagcacgaccaggtggactggggacagcaaggagtcatcaggccaggtactcttgaggcatggtcctagggctcaggtcctcagagagagagagggagagaaaaaggagagagagaattagagagagcatacttaaattcacacaggacactggataagacaggagaaatactccagatataacagactgaccctaagcGCTTTCAACCAAGAAGATGCTGCATTGTCATAATTTCAACAGCAGTGATTCATAATTACCTCAAACAGAATGGCTTCCTAGATCCTCGCAGTGAAGATGAGGATGACCCAGATAGATGTTCCCGTGGTTGAGGCAGACAACGACACAAATGGACTAGCCTGCAGAGATGCTTTTGCAATGCAGCAGTTCTCACAACAAAGATAGCTCAAGTGATTG
It encodes:
- the LOC129828870 gene encoding eukaryotic translation initiation factor 1-like, whose amino-acid sequence is MSAIQNLQTFDPFADATKGNDRLPSGTDDYIHIRIQQRNGRKTLTTVQGIAIDYDKKKLVKAFKKKFACNGTVIEHPEYGEVIQLQGDQRKNICTFLIEIGLAKEEQLKVHGF